Proteins encoded within one genomic window of ANME-2 cluster archaeon:
- a CDS encoding AAA family ATPase, with product MPEEFIIAEDLDLAWSNFEPFYPLPANSPFHVERKGKPLNKLKRALLRKHRQSPKYFFSGHRGCGKSTELNRLAADVDINEKFFVVKYSVKEVCDVNNLNYVDVLFSIGAELYVQYIDSGNKLKPELIEQLEGWKHSIEKTIEEETSIAATIEGGLRTFFLSALARIRAEDTTRKMIREIIEPRLSDLIDKINLIIANIESNEKKKVLVLIDDLDKPRLEQAKEIFYNSQTAITQPICHIVYTVPISIYFTQEFTAIRESKFFLPNVKLHSRNDRNSKDEEGYGLMGQFIFHRMKAELIQPDALNLAITMGAGVFRETARIMQIAADSAIENDRDQMIEEDVKRAEREIRSDFRRILKTEDYTTLKEICKDNDIHGIEKIGRLLHNLSVLEYMNDETWCDIHPTLVELVEND from the coding sequence ATGCCAGAAGAATTCATTATTGCTGAAGACCTCGATTTAGCATGGAGTAATTTTGAACCCTTTTATCCGCTTCCTGCCAATAGTCCGTTCCATGTGGAACGTAAGGGCAAACCTTTGAACAAGTTAAAAAGGGCACTTCTCAGAAAACACAGGCAGTCGCCAAAATATTTTTTCTCGGGCCACCGGGGCTGCGGTAAATCTACAGAACTTAACAGGCTTGCCGCTGATGTGGACATTAATGAGAAATTTTTTGTTGTAAAGTATTCGGTTAAAGAAGTATGTGACGTCAACAATCTCAATTATGTTGATGTACTGTTTTCGATCGGAGCAGAATTATATGTTCAATATATCGATTCCGGCAACAAGCTCAAACCCGAGCTTATAGAGCAGCTTGAAGGATGGAAGCACAGCATAGAAAAGACCATTGAAGAGGAAACATCAATTGCAGCTACTATAGAAGGCGGACTCAGGACATTTTTCCTCTCTGCGCTGGCAAGGATCAGGGCAGAAGATACTACGAGGAAGATGATCAGGGAGATAATCGAACCCAGACTCTCTGATCTCATTGATAAAATAAATCTCATTATCGCAAATATTGAAAGTAATGAGAAAAAGAAAGTGCTTGTGCTGATTGATGATCTTGATAAACCCAGGTTGGAACAGGCAAAGGAAATATTCTATAACAGCCAGACTGCCATTACCCAACCGATATGCCACATTGTCTATACTGTGCCGATTTCCATATACTTCACCCAGGAGTTTACGGCAATCAGGGAATCTAAGTTTTTCTTACCAAATGTAAAACTTCATTCCAGGAATGACAGGAACAGTAAGGATGAGGAAGGTTATGGGCTGATGGGGCAGTTTATTTTTCACAGAATGAAAGCCGAACTGATACAACCCGATGCACTTAACCTGGCAATTACAATGGGTGCAGGTGTGTTCAGGGAAACCGCACGTATCATGCAGATTGCAGCCGACAGTGCAATAGAAAATGACAGGGATCAAATGATAGAGGAAGATGTCAAGAGAGCAGAACGGGAGATCAGAAGTGATTTCAGGCGTATTTTGAAAACTGAAGATTATACAACTCTTAAGGAAATATGCAAAGATAATGATATCCATGGAATCGAAAAAATCGGACGTTTATTACATAACCTGAGTGTTCTGGAATATATGAATGATGAGACCTGGTGCGATATACATCCTACTCTTGTTGAACTTGTTGAGAATGACTGA